One window of the Streptomyces sp. V4I8 genome contains the following:
- a CDS encoding N-acetyltransferase family protein, whose protein sequence is MEHRVTSAVDFRHFSHADLPEIRQTLLDVHADAYADRIHEEFVQRFPWFVDHWGGREGFACVIAYAGGEAVGFTYGSPSEPGREWWREYLDHAPADPSTFAVSELMLRPKWRKQGLGERLHSALLDERPEALAVLTVDTKRPKLQALYEGWGYRKVGERQPFPDSPLYAVMLRNLR, encoded by the coding sequence ATGGAGCACCGCGTGACCTCGGCAGTCGACTTCCGCCACTTCTCCCATGCCGATCTCCCCGAAATCCGGCAGACCCTCTTGGACGTGCACGCCGACGCATACGCCGACCGCATCCACGAGGAGTTCGTGCAGCGCTTCCCCTGGTTCGTGGACCACTGGGGCGGGCGCGAGGGGTTCGCGTGCGTGATCGCTTACGCGGGCGGGGAAGCGGTCGGCTTCACCTACGGCTCACCGTCCGAGCCGGGCCGGGAATGGTGGCGCGAGTATCTCGACCACGCGCCGGCGGACCCCTCCACCTTCGCTGTGTCGGAACTGATGCTGCGGCCGAAGTGGCGCAAGCAGGGCTTGGGCGAGCGCCTGCACTCGGCCCTACTCGACGAACGGCCCGAGGCCCTGGCCGTGCTCACCGTCGACACCAAGCGGCCGAAGCTGCAAGCGCTGTACGAGGGATGGGGTTACCGAAAGGTCGGCGAGCGTCAGCCGTTCCCCGACTCCCCGCTGTATGCGGTCATGCTCCGCAACCTGCGCTGA
- a CDS encoding A24 family peptidase: protein MEQLLIIAAAALWGGGTGLLIPRAAYRFSVAPDERWRAACPAGHPITGLGRGWIGRARCADGTPYGPNAPILAAVTALVCATLASATGIRPELGVWLLLVPIGVLLATVDLAAHRLPDVLTLPLATAALTLLAVTTLLPGTEGRWTTALLGSVVLAVGYFALFLISPKGIGFGDVKLAIGLGAVLGWYGWAIVLVGSLAGFLLGALYGVGLILARRASRTTSIPFAPFLLGGALIGIFLGAQ from the coding sequence GTGGAACAGTTGCTGATCATTGCTGCGGCTGCCCTGTGGGGCGGCGGCACAGGCCTGCTCATCCCCAGAGCGGCGTACCGGTTCTCCGTCGCTCCGGACGAGCGGTGGCGGGCAGCGTGTCCAGCCGGGCACCCGATCACTGGCCTCGGACGGGGATGGATCGGGCGAGCCCGGTGTGCCGACGGAACCCCGTACGGCCCGAACGCCCCGATCCTCGCCGCGGTCACAGCCCTTGTCTGCGCCACACTCGCCAGTGCCACCGGTATCCGGCCCGAACTTGGCGTCTGGCTCCTGCTCGTACCCATCGGTGTTCTGCTCGCAACCGTCGACCTTGCGGCACACCGACTGCCGGACGTCCTGACCCTGCCGCTCGCCACGGCTGCGCTCACCCTGCTCGCCGTGACCACGCTGCTGCCAGGCACCGAGGGGCGCTGGACGACCGCGCTGCTCGGCTCCGTCGTACTCGCGGTCGGCTACTTCGCTCTCTTCCTGATCAGTCCCAAAGGCATCGGCTTCGGTGATGTGAAGCTCGCGATCGGGCTGGGCGCCGTCCTGGGCTGGTATGGCTGGGCCATCGTCCTCGTCGGCAGCCTCGCTGGGTTCCTGCTCGGCGCGCTGTACGGTGTCGGCCTCATCCTTGCTCGCCGCGCCAGCCGCACGACCAGTATTCCCTTCGCCCCGTTCCTACTTGGCGGAGCCCTCATCGGGATATTCCTAGGCGCTCAATGA